AGGACTTATTGCCTAGAAGTGATATAATGCGGACGAAAGTTAATGAGAATTTATTGTTCTTATTTAATATTAATTTTAAAGTATAATTATTTAAAATGTAATTTACGATTTATACACCAAAAAGAAAGAGTACAAAATATGTCTAGTAACAATTTAATCATAATTAAAAAAAAACCTATATTAATAAAATTCATTTCTTTATTTAAAAAACCTCGGAATGAAATTAAAAATATATTAAAAAATAATATCCTTCATTATATAAATACAATTATCCTTTCTAAGCCTCATCTTTTAGATTTTTCCATTTCTTACCAACCCGACAGTCAAATTTATTATAAATCTTATCCTGACTTTCCTATATTATTTAAAAAATTTACTCAGTATAATAAAATAAATAATGGAGGTGACACCCCAAGATTATGGGCATTTATTTTAAATATTAATCAAATTATAGAAGAAAATATTGAAGGTGATTTCGCAGAATTAGGTGTTTGGAGAGGAAATACAGCATCTGTACTCGCACATATAGCATCAAAATATAATAAAAAAGTATATTTATTTGATACATATGAAGGATTCGATGTCCGTGATTTAAAAAATATAGATTCTCAAGCGAGTCAAAGTGATTTTAGCGACACATCATTAAGTCTTGTCAAAAATGTGATTGGTGAAAACATAAAAAACTGTGAGTTTATTAAAGGTTACTTTCCCGAATCTATTCAAGACAAACATAAATCAATAAAATACTCTGTAGTTAGTTTAGATTGTGATTTATACGAGCCAATGAAAAAAGGACTTGATTTTTTTTACCCTTTATTATCAAAAGGAGGACTTCTTTTATTACATGACTACTCCAGCAAATGTTGGTCAGGAGCTAAATTGGCTATTGACGAATTTTGTAAAGAAAATAACCAATTTGTTATTTTAATGCCTGATAAATCTGGAAGCGCTTTTATACGTAAGTCTCAGTGATAATATTAGTTACTATTTAATAACATTTTCAAATA
The genomic region above belongs to Silvanigrella paludirubra and contains:
- a CDS encoding TylF/MycF/NovP-related O-methyltransferase; its protein translation is MSSNNLIIIKKKPILIKFISLFKKPRNEIKNILKNNILHYINTIILSKPHLLDFSISYQPDSQIYYKSYPDFPILFKKFTQYNKINNGGDTPRLWAFILNINQIIEENIEGDFAELGVWRGNTASVLAHIASKYNKKVYLFDTYEGFDVRDLKNIDSQASQSDFSDTSLSLVKNVIGENIKNCEFIKGYFPESIQDKHKSIKYSVVSLDCDLYEPMKKGLDFFYPLLSKGGLLLLHDYSSKCWSGAKLAIDEFCKENNQFVILMPDKSGSAFIRKSQ